The stretch of DNA CCGCTTGCCCTTGTCCTGGATCGCCACGTGCCGGTAACGCTCGCGCAGCTCGGCGATCTTTTCGACGGCCGTCTTGATGGTCTGCTCCGTACGGAACACCATCACGTTGGCGTCCATGCACTCCTGCAGCTCGTTGCGGATCACGGCGACCCGCTCGGTGCCCGTGGAGTCGCGCAGCCGCTCGACCTGGTCGATGACCTGGCGTGCCGGGTCCTCGGGGATCTCGACGAACTCGTGCGCGTGGGCGTACGCGGCGGCGGCGATGCCGGAGCGCTTGCCGAACACGTTGATGTCGAGCAGCGAGTTGGTGCCGAGACGGTTGGCGCCGTGCACGGAGACACAGGCCACCTCGCCCGCCGCGTACAGGCCGGGCACGACCGTCGTGTTGTCGGACAGCACCTCGCCCGTCACGTTGGTCGGGATACCGCCCATCGCGTAGTGCGCGGTCGGCTGGATCGGGATCGGGTCCGTGTAGGGCTCGATGCCGAGGTAGGTACGCGCGAACTCCGTGATGTCGGGGAGCTTGGCGTCGAGCTGCTCGGGCGGCAGGTGGGTGAGGTCCAGGTAGACGTGGTCCCCGTCGGCGCCACAGCCCCGGCCCTCGCGGATCTCCGTGTAGATGGAGCGCGAGACGACGTCACGCGAGGCGAGGTCCTTCATGACGGGCGCGTACTTCTCCATGAAGCGCTCACCGTCCTTGTTGCGGAGGATGCCGCCCTCACCTCGGGCGCCCTCGGTGAGGAGGATGCCCATCCGCCAGATGCCTGTCGGGTGGAACTGGAAGAACTCCATGTCCTCCAGCGGCAGCCCGCGCCGCCACACGGCGGCCTGGCCGTCACCGGTCAGGGTGTGCGCGTTGGAGGTCACCTTGAAGAACTTGCCGGTGCCGCCGGAGGCGTAGATCACGGACTTCGCCTGGAAGACGTGGATCTCGCCGGTCGCCAGCTCGTAGGCGACGACGCCGGCGGAGTGCTTGACCCCGTCGACCTCGGTGATGAGCTGGTCGAGTACGTAGAACTCGTTGAAGAACTCCACGCCCTCCTTGACGCAGTTCTGATACAGCGTCTGGAGGATCATGTGACCGGTGCGGTCCGCGGCGTAGCAGGAACGGCGGACCGGCGCCTCACCGTGGTTGCGGGAGTGGCCGCCGAAGCGGCGCTGGTCGATGGTGCCGTTCGGGGTGCGGTTGAACGGCAGGCCCATCTTCTCCAGGTCGAGGACCGAGTCGATGGCCTCCTTCGCGAGGATCTCGGCGGCGTCCTGGTCGACCAGGTAGTCGCCGCCCTTGATCGTGTCGAAGGTGTGCCACTCCCAGTTGTCCTCCTCGACGTTGGCGAGGGCGGCGGCCATGCCGCCCTGCGCCGCGCCGGTGTGGGAGCGCGTGGGGTAGAGCTTGGTCAGCACGGCGGTGCGGCTGCGCTTCGTCGCCTCGATGGCGGCGCGCATCCCGGCGCCGCCGGCGCCGACAATGACGGTGTCGTACTTGTGGATCTTCATCAGTCTTGTGGCCCCGGCCTTAGGAGATGTTCGGGTCGAAGGTGAAGATCACCAGCGTGCCCAGCAGAACGGTGAACCCCGTGGCGGCGTACAGCAGGACCTTCAGCCACATACGGGTGGCAGGGCGCTCCGCGTAGTCGTTGATGATCGTGCGCAGTCCGTTGCCGCCGTGCAGCATGGCAAGCCAGAGCATCACCAGGTCCCAGACCTGCCAGAACGGGTTGGCCCACCGGCCCGCCACGAAGGCGAAGCCGATCTTGGAGACGCCGCCGTCGAGGTAGAGCTGGATCAGCAGGTGACCCAGGACCAGGACGACGAGGACGACACCGGAGAGGCGCATGAAGAGCCACGCGACCAGCTCGAAGTTGCCGCGCGTCGACTTCGGGGTCTTCGCGGTCCTCTTGCGGGGCGGCTCGATGACGGGCGCCGGGTGGTCGGTGTCGTAGAGCGACACGCCCTCTACGGGGCCGACCGCGGAAGCGGAAGTGGTCTCGGTGGACATCTGCGTCAGCTCCCGAACAGTTGACGGAAGGCGTGGCCGAGGACCGAGTACAGCGACCCGACCATCAGGACCAGCCAGATGACGACCGCGGTCCACAGCATCTGCTTCTGATAGCGCGGACCCTTCGACCAGAAGTCGACGGCGATGATGCGCAGGCCGTTGAGCGCGTGAAAGAGGATCGCGGCCACGAGGCCGTACTCCAGCAGCGCGACGACCGGATTCTTGTAGGTGGCCACGACGTTGTCGTACGCGTCAGGGGAGACGCGGACGAGAGCGGTGTCCAGCACGTGTACGAACAGGAAGAAGAAGATGAGGACGCCGGTGACTCGGTGAGCCACCCATGACCACATTCCTTCCCGGCCGCGGTACAGCGTTCCAGCCGGCACGGAAGAACCCTCCGGGAAAAGGATTTGGGGCCGGCCGGTTTCTATGTCGGACTGACCCGGCCGGGTACGGTCCACCGGCCCCGGCCATCGTAGCGACGTGTTGTCGGTTGGCTCACACGGGGGCCGCTGGTGTGATCAATCGTGCACGGTTGGGCTACTCCTTCGCCCCGCACGGCCCCGTCCCGCGCGGCGCCCCGCCGGGGATCACGCCAGGTGGGCGGCGTGCTCGGCGGCTCCGTGCGTCGCTTCCCCCGACTCGTCCCGCAGCGTGCGGCGGTTCCGGGCGAGTCGGGCGAGTCGGCTCCCGGCGATCAGCCGCAGCTCGTCCGCCGCGACGGTGCGCTCGTCCTCCGGATGGTTGCCGAGCCGGGTCCTGATGTCGGACAGCACCAGGTCGAGGGACTCCTCCGGCGCCACGGCGTCCAGTGAGATGAGGAAGGGGTGGCCGAACCTGGCCTCGTACGCGGAGTGGGCCGCGCTCAGCGCGGTGTACGCCGCGCTGGCGCTCTGGGCGCTCCGCTTGGCGAGGTACGAGGCGGGGGTGAGCGGCATGGAGGGCTCGCTCCGCAGCGCCAGGTCCAGCTCGGCGCTGTTCAGGTCGTAGCTCGCCTCCTCCGCGGCGGCGAGCAGCGCCTCGATGTCGGGATAGGGGCGGTACGCGGCGATCCCCTCGGCCCAGGGGAGGCTCGCGCAGCAGGTCAGCAGCGCCGCGACGGCGTCCCGCCGGGGTGCGGCGTTGAGCGTCGCGAGCCCTGGTGGCGGCTCAGGGGGCTTGGCCCGCCCCGGTATGAGGAGGCCGCCGAGGCCCCCGAGACTGCCGAGACCTCCGGGCGGGAGCGGAGAACGGTGCGGTGGCATCGGTGCTCCTCGGGGTGTCGGGGTGGTGGCGATGGCTCAGGCCCGCGGGTGCGGCCGGGTGGTCGTGCGGGGTGGCCGGGTGGTCCTGTGAGGTGGCCGTGGGGACGGCCGTTCCGTGCGAGGCTCATCTGCCGAGCGTCCGGACACGCTAGCCACCCGCGGCCGGAGCTGTCCTATGAATACACGACTTTCACCCGGACGGGAGCGTTTGGGGGCGTGTGACAGACAGTTCTGGTGGTGTGGGGCGTCGCGGTACGGCGAGGGCCCACAGTGCCCATAGTTTCGCTTGAACGCCTGAACACCGGAGGTGCATGAAGTGGCGCGCAACAGTCACCGGCGGGCCGGCGGCCCGGGATCCGGCCACGGATCCGGCCCAGGGTCCGGTCACGGATCCGGCCACGGGGACGGGACCGGCACGAGGACACGCAACACCGTCCTCGTGGTGGCCGCGGTCGTCGTGGCGGGCGCCGTGGTGGCGACCGTGGCCCTGTGGCCCGACGGGTCGGGCGGGGGCTCGGGAAGCGCGTCCGACGGCGGCTCCGCGAAGCCGTCGGCGGAAAGCTCCTCGCCGTCCGTCGCCTACCCCGTGTCGAAGGCGCCCCGCACCATCCCCTCCGTACGGAACCACGAGGCCGCCCGCGGCCCTGGCTGGAAACCGTCGGACGACGGCCGGGTCCTGGTCTCGGATCCGGGCCTCGCCGACGAGGGCAAGCTCCTCGCGCGGGAGCTGAAGCTGCGTTACGCGGGCAAGGGCGGCGCCCGGCAGGGCGACGTCGAGCTGGCCCTCACGTCAGGGGGCGGGGGGAGCGAGAAGGCCGGCGCCGAGTCCTACACCATGACGGTGCGTGAGGGGCGGGTCAGGATCACCGGGCGCGCGCAGGCCGGTGTGTTCTACGGCACTCGCACCCTCAAGCAGTCGGTGCGCGCGGACGGCGTGATGCCCGAAGGGGTCGTACGGGACGAACCGGCCAAACCGCAGCGCGGGTTCATGCTGGACATCGCCCGCAAACCGTACGACGCGGGATGGATCGAGGACCGGGTGCG from Streptomyces tsukubensis encodes:
- the sdhA gene encoding succinate dehydrogenase flavoprotein subunit; its protein translation is MKIHKYDTVIVGAGGAGMRAAIEATKRSRTAVLTKLYPTRSHTGAAQGGMAAALANVEEDNWEWHTFDTIKGGDYLVDQDAAEILAKEAIDSVLDLEKMGLPFNRTPNGTIDQRRFGGHSRNHGEAPVRRSCYAADRTGHMILQTLYQNCVKEGVEFFNEFYVLDQLITEVDGVKHSAGVVAYELATGEIHVFQAKSVIYASGGTGKFFKVTSNAHTLTGDGQAAVWRRGLPLEDMEFFQFHPTGIWRMGILLTEGARGEGGILRNKDGERFMEKYAPVMKDLASRDVVSRSIYTEIREGRGCGADGDHVYLDLTHLPPEQLDAKLPDITEFARTYLGIEPYTDPIPIQPTAHYAMGGIPTNVTGEVLSDNTTVVPGLYAAGEVACVSVHGANRLGTNSLLDINVFGKRSGIAAAAYAHAHEFVEIPEDPARQVIDQVERLRDSTGTERVAVIRNELQECMDANVMVFRTEQTIKTAVEKIAELRERYRHVAIQDKGKRFNTDLLEAVELGNLLDLAEVMATSALARKESRGGHYREDYPNRDDVNFMRHTMAYREVGDDGSESIRLDYKPVVQTRYQPMERKY
- a CDS encoding succinate dehydrogenase hydrophobic membrane anchor subunit, with the translated sequence MSTETTSASAVGPVEGVSLYDTDHPAPVIEPPRKRTAKTPKSTRGNFELVAWLFMRLSGVVLVVLVLGHLLIQLYLDGGVSKIGFAFVAGRWANPFWQVWDLVMLWLAMLHGGNGLRTIINDYAERPATRMWLKVLLYAATGFTVLLGTLVIFTFDPNIS
- the sdhC gene encoding succinate dehydrogenase, cytochrome b556 subunit, which gives rise to MPAGTLYRGREGMWSWVAHRVTGVLIFFFLFVHVLDTALVRVSPDAYDNVVATYKNPVVALLEYGLVAAILFHALNGLRIIAVDFWSKGPRYQKQMLWTAVVIWLVLMVGSLYSVLGHAFRQLFGS
- a CDS encoding 2-oxo-4-hydroxy-4-carboxy-5-ureidoimidazoline decarboxylase codes for the protein MPPHRSPLPPGGLGSLGGLGGLLIPGRAKPPEPPPGLATLNAAPRRDAVAALLTCCASLPWAEGIAAYRPYPDIEALLAAAEEASYDLNSAELDLALRSEPSMPLTPASYLAKRSAQSASAAYTALSAAHSAYEARFGHPFLISLDAVAPEESLDLVLSDIRTRLGNHPEDERTVAADELRLIAGSRLARLARNRRTLRDESGEATHGAAEHAAHLA